In Chanodichthys erythropterus isolate Z2021 chromosome 11, ASM2448905v1, whole genome shotgun sequence, a single window of DNA contains:
- the cd81a gene encoding CD81 molecule a isoform X1, protein MGVEGCTKCIKYMLFFFNFIFWLAGCVILGVSLWLRHDTKTSSLLELRYQDAEPPSTFYISVYILIAVGAVMMFVGFLGCYGAIQESQCLLGTFFACLVILFACEVAAGIWGFMHKDKISKEMITFYDSVYDKASNKVLQEEQSQAAGAVLKVFHETLQCCGKGGLFGFADKMLSDMCPGDLKINAAVSLPSVKPSRWEILIQIIPKIFFSVFQNCHTKIKDLFREKIYLIGIAALVVAVIMIFEMIFSMVLCCGIRNSPVY, encoded by the exons ATGGGCGTCGAAGGCTGCACGAAATGTATCAAATACATGCTCTTCTTCTTCAATTTCATCTTCTGG ctgGCTGGTTGTGTAATCTTGGGGGTTTCACTCTGGCTTCGTCATGACACTAAAACAAGCAGTCTTCTGGAGCTGAGGTATCAGGACGCAGAACCACCCAGCACCTTCTACATCA GTGTCTACATCTTGATTGCTGTTGGTGCTGTGATGATGTTTGTTGGATTCCTCGGTTGCTATGGAGCCATACAGGAATCCCAGTGTCTTCTCGGAACA TTCTTTGCCTGCCTGGTCATTCTGTTTGCCTGTGAGGTTGCTGCTGGAATCTGGGGATTCATGCACAAAGACAAG ATCTCCAAAGAGATGATCACTTTCTATGACTCTGTGTATGACAAAGCTTCAAATAAAGTCTTGCAAGAAGAGCAAAGTCAGGCTGCCGGCGCTGTCTTGAAGGTCTTTCATGAGACT CTTCAGTGCTGTGGCAAAGGAGGCTTATTTGGATTTGCTGACAAGATGCTCTCAGACATGTGTCCTGGAGACTTGAAAATTAATGCTGCAGTAAGTCTCCCCTCAGTAAAACCCTCAAGATGGGAAATTCTCATCCAAATcataccaaaaatatttttctctgtttttcagAACTGTCACACCAAGATCAAAGACCTTTTCAGAGAGAAGATCTACCTGATTGGCATCGCTGCCCTGGTTGTTGCTGTAATCATG ATCTTCGAGATGATCTTCAGCATGGTGCTCTGCTGCGGTATCAGGAACAGCCCAGTTTACTAA
- the cd81a gene encoding CD81 molecule a isoform X2 yields the protein MGVEGCTKCIKYMLFFFNFIFWLAGCVILGVSLWLRHDTKTSSLLELRYQDAEPPSTFYISVYILIAVGAVMMFVGFLGCYGAIQESQCLLGTFFACLVILFACEVAAGIWGFMHKDKISKEMITFYDSVYDKASNKVLQEEQSQAAGAVLKVFHETLQCCGKGGLFGFADKMLSDMCPGDLKINAANCHTKIKDLFREKIYLIGIAALVVAVIMIFEMIFSMVLCCGIRNSPVY from the exons ATGGGCGTCGAAGGCTGCACGAAATGTATCAAATACATGCTCTTCTTCTTCAATTTCATCTTCTGG ctgGCTGGTTGTGTAATCTTGGGGGTTTCACTCTGGCTTCGTCATGACACTAAAACAAGCAGTCTTCTGGAGCTGAGGTATCAGGACGCAGAACCACCCAGCACCTTCTACATCA GTGTCTACATCTTGATTGCTGTTGGTGCTGTGATGATGTTTGTTGGATTCCTCGGTTGCTATGGAGCCATACAGGAATCCCAGTGTCTTCTCGGAACA TTCTTTGCCTGCCTGGTCATTCTGTTTGCCTGTGAGGTTGCTGCTGGAATCTGGGGATTCATGCACAAAGACAAG ATCTCCAAAGAGATGATCACTTTCTATGACTCTGTGTATGACAAAGCTTCAAATAAAGTCTTGCAAGAAGAGCAAAGTCAGGCTGCCGGCGCTGTCTTGAAGGTCTTTCATGAGACT CTTCAGTGCTGTGGCAAAGGAGGCTTATTTGGATTTGCTGACAAGATGCTCTCAGACATGTGTCCTGGAGACTTGAAAATTAATGCTGCA AACTGTCACACCAAGATCAAAGACCTTTTCAGAGAGAAGATCTACCTGATTGGCATCGCTGCCCTGGTTGTTGCTGTAATCATG ATCTTCGAGATGATCTTCAGCATGGTGCTCTGCTGCGGTATCAGGAACAGCCCAGTTTACTAA